TCGAATTCGTCCGAGTGGTAAATAGGAATTCCGTTCAGTGCTGTGCCCACCAGTTCCGGATTCACATCAAAAGCAGCCACAATCTCCAGTCCGAAATGACTCAATCCTGAATCTCGCAACAAAGCTCCTCCCAAACTGCCGACACCAAAAAGGAAAGCTTTATGTATATTAGTGAATCCCAAAAAGTCCTCCAACACCGCTATCAGCGTATCTACTTCGTAGCCCACACGCGTGCGTCCCGATATATTTACATACGACAGGTCTTTTGCTATTTGAGAAGCATCTATATTGATCTCTTTTGATATTTGAGTGGAGGAAACGAAACGTTCGCCCTTTTGCTTCAGCAACTTTACATTTGATAAGTACCACGGTAACCTGCGCAAAGTAGGCTCCGGCACTTTCATGCTATCCTTTTGTTGAATTGCTTGGTTCGCGGTCATTCTCTTCATTCTTTTAGGTTACGGATTGACAAAAATACATCTTTTTCTGCAAAACAATGTTCAGGCTGAAGAAAGTTAACATAATTTCCACAAAAGTGTTACACAAGAGCAGACACAAGCTATAGAGGATATTTTATTATTAAACTACAAAAGCAGCAAAAGTTTGCAGAGTTCCACACAAAATATTACTTTT
Above is a window of Bacteroides helcogenes P 36-108 DNA encoding:
- a CDS encoding redox-sensing transcriptional repressor Rex, which produces MTANQAIQQKDSMKVPEPTLRRLPWYLSNVKLLKQKGERFVSSTQISKEINIDASQIAKDLSYVNISGRTRVGYEVDTLIAVLEDFLGFTNIHKAFLFGVGSLGGALLRDSGLSHFGLEIVAAFDVNPELVGTALNGIPIYHSDEFERKMKEYNVNIGVLTVPIEIAQRITDTMIVGGIKAVWNFTPFRIRVPEDIVVQNTSLYAHLAVMFNRLNFNEIK